One window of Myripristis murdjan chromosome 8, fMyrMur1.1, whole genome shotgun sequence genomic DNA carries:
- the LOC115363659 gene encoding uncharacterized protein LOC115363659 — MPRWKVAGDVFSSVVFKRKPHSVVLCYREELQEALWCYISDTFSYMDTVTEFCYRLSKWMLERETEVSMMMDIKDNINLDFSHVTKSENKAQALFELTKSKLSLTADSRCEELKKELATVLKNSLEGLEKLDSFLDAVERLAVTSLQVFMEKNPVLQLPRGISLDRVQAVITAARLVCPLLLEFKRDASAFFLPSIHNVEVLAASLDKYICITHEICERLEKSAISEFSQKMVKEMVVDLTLDLSEDNIQAMLCHIRQLIDIRMDQHFRLVFLFQEMPCSKFISEFRERKPRMLQFLSDLEETAVQLDRMKMEAKIPSVAGSSMGTVGGVLSIVGLTLVPFSFGMSFVLTMIGIGLGVASTITAATEIVDNNNKKKNKANELFQKFMEDVESLQACLEGVSSQTFTGIEVSKLDVVLGVGKVLTKVGTVGKGIDSIVDATSATVVKSDDLILTAGKVESQEGKALRNVPRVASDIPFICKDSMSLAKGSKSDVSEFIRARAALWRSELDSWQKIHDSLCQGLETSEKTQTILEMPFYPLERKQSMDKKLNFSS, encoded by the exons ATGCCGAGGTGGAAAGTGGCTGGAGATGTGTTTTCAAGTGTTGTTTTCAAGAGGAAACCTcacagtgttgttttgtgttacagAGAGGAACTGCAGGAGGCTTTATGGTGTTACATCTCAGATACGTTCAGCTACATGGACACGGTGACAGAGTTCTGTTATAGGCTTTCAAAATGGAtgcttgagagagagacagaggtatCTATGATGATGGACATCAAAGACAACATCAACCTGGACTTCAGCCATGTCACTAAATCTGAGAACAAAGCCCAGGCCCTGTTTGAACTCACAAAGAGCAAGCTGAGCCTCACTGCAGACAGCAGGTGTgaggagctgaagaaggagCTGGCTACTGTGCTGAAGAACTCTCTGGAAGGCTTGGAGAAGCTCGACTCCTTCCTGGATGCTGTGGAGCGGCTGGCGGTCACCTCGCTGCAGGTGTTCATGGAGAAGAACCCGGTGTTACAGCTGCCCCGAGGGATCAGCCTTGATAGAGTTCAGGCTGTCATTACTGCTGCAAGGCTGGTCTGCCCACTGCTCCTTGAGTTTAAGAGAGATGCAAGTGCCTTCTTCCTTCCCAGCATCCACAATGTGGAAGTACTGGCAGCTTCTTTGGACAAATACATATGCATCACCCATGAAATCTGTGAGAGGTTGGAGAAAAG TGCTATAAGTGAGTTTTCACAGAAGATGGTTAAGGAAATGGTGGTTGACCTAACTCTGGATTTGTCTGAGGACAACATACAAGCTATGCTTTGTCATATCAGACAGCTCATTGATATCAG GATGGACCAGCACTTCAGGCTGGTGTTTTTGTTCCAGGAAATGCCATGTTCAAAGTTCATCAGTGAGTTCAGAGAGCGaaaacccaggatgctgcagtTTCTGTCCGACCTGGAGGAGACTGCTGTCCAGCTCGACAGGATGAAGATGGAGGCAAAGATTCCTAGTGTGGCCGGCAGCTCAATGGGGACAGTTGGAGGTGTGCTTTCCATCGTTGGTTTGACCTTAGTTCCTTTCTCATTTGGAATGTCTTTCGTTCTGACCATGATTGGGATCGGGCTGGGAGTGGCCAGCACAATCACGGCAGCCACAGAGATTGtagacaataacaacaaaaaaaaaaacaaagctaatgAACTCTTCCAGAAGTTTATGGAGGATGTGGAGAGTCTCCAGGCGTGTTTAGAGGGAGTGTCCAGTCAAACATTCACTGGAATTGAAGTGAGCAAATTGGACGTGGTCCTGGGAGTCGGCAAAGTTCTCACTAAAGTTGGCACTGTTGGAAAAGGCATTGATTCTATTGTTGACGCTACCTCTGCTACAGTGGTCAAAAGTGATGACCTGATCCTAACTGCTGGTAAGGTGGAAAGCCAGGAAGGTAAGGCATTACGTAACGTACCCAGGGTGGCCTCAGACATCCCATTCATCTGTAAAGACAGCATGAGTCTGGCCAAAGGCAGCAAGAGTGACGTCTCAGAGTTCATCAGAGCCAGAGCTGCACTTTGGCGTTCAGAGCTGGACTCATGGCAGAAGATCCATGACTCCCTGTGTCAAGGCCTGGAGACATCAGAGAAGACCCAAACTATCCTGGAGATGCCATTTTATCCACTGGAACGAAAACAAAGCATGGACAAAAAATTGAACTTTTCCAGTTGA
- the LOC115363658 gene encoding apolipoprotein L4-like, whose protein sequence is MSRQRNDNRKPNGDRQTSVAREELQRKLCDYISDTLSCIDTVGKFFDTLSEWEQERKTEVTELNKIKDEADLNSVLKKALGGLEKLDSFLDAVERLAVTSLQVFMKNKVLQLPQEISLEKVQAVINDSKNVCPFLLEFKRDDRTFFRPNIKNVEVFAAQLGRYLWITQKLCRMIKKSSVHDLGQKRIEPKMVHLAVDVSEENIQNMFGHIRQLVSIRMDQHFRLVFLFQDVSCSEFISEYSERKPRVLQFLSDLEKTAVKLDEMKLGADISGVTSSSVGAVGSVLSIIGLILAPFTAGASLGLTMTGAGLGITSGVTAVVTTTTESEVNRKNQNKANELFQNLMGNMEIIQHCLEKASFHPVTRDGVGKSDVADTVVTGVCGSGEIAKDIISFIIDLREPKPMQTNEVQIANEVEEVAQGAEAIAQMPRVAAGTGQAAARGAAALSMPVRAGFGVLNGLFLGLDIYNICKDSTSLHHGSKSEASEFIRARSALWRSELDSWQKIHDSLRQGLETSEKNKKILQKPFYPE, encoded by the exons AGAGGAACTACAGAGGAAATTATGTGATTACATCTCAGATACCCTCAGCTGCATTGACACAGTGGGGAAATTCTTTGACACTCTCTCTGAATGGGagcaagagaggaagacagaggtcACCGAGCTGAACAAAATCAAAGATGAGGCTGACCTGAACTCGGTGTTGAAGAAGGCTCTAGGAGGCTTGGAGAAGCTTGACTCCTTCCTGGATGCTGTGGAGCGGCTGGCGGTCACCTCGCTGCAGGTGTTCATGAAGAACAAGGTCTTACAGCTGCCCCAAGAGATCAGCCTTGAAAAAGTTCAGGCTGTCATTAACGATTCAAAGAATGTCTGCCCATTTCTTCTTGAGTTTAAGAGAGATGACAGGACCTTCTTCCgcccaaacattaaaaatgtggAAGTGTTTGCAGCTCAATTGGGAAGATACCTATGGATCACCCAGAAACTCTGTCGCATGATTAAGAAAAG CTCTGTACATGACTTAGGACAGAAGAGGAttgaaccaaaaatggttcatCTTGCTGTGGATGTGTCTgaagaaaacatacaaaatatgtTTGGTCATATACGTCAGCTGGTCAGTATCAG GATGGACCAGCACTTCAGGCTGGTGTTCTTGTTCCAGGATGTGTCGTGTTCAGAGTTCATCAGTGAGTACAGCGAGCGAAAACCCAGGGTCCTGCAGTTTCTGTCTGACCTAGAGAAGACAGCTGTCAAACTCGACGAGATGAAGCTGGGGGCGGACATCTCAGGTGTGACCAGCAGCTCGGTGGGGGCAGTTGGAAGTGTGCTTTCCATCATTGGTCTGATCTTAGCCCCCTTTACAGCTGGAGCATCTTTAGGTCTGACCATGACTGGAGCAGGGCTGGGAATTACCAGTGGAGTCACTGCTGTAGTCACCACAACCACAGAGAGTGAAGTCAATcgtaaaaatcaaaataaagccAATGAACTCTTCCAAAACCTTATGGGGAATATGGAGATTATCCAGCATTGTTTGGAGAAAGCATCCTTTCATCCAGTCACTAGAGATGGAGTGGGTAAATCAGATGTGGCCGACACAGTAGTAACAGGAGTGTGTGGATCTGGTGAGATTGCAAAAGATATTATTTCTTTTATCATTGACCTGCGAGAGCCAAAACCCATGCAGA CTAATGAGGTGCAGATTGCAAATGAGGTTGAGGAGGTGGCCCAGGGAGCTGAAGCAATTGCTCAGATGCCCAGGGTGGCCGCAGGTACAGGACAGGCAGCTGCCAGAGGGGCTGCTGCCCTCAGCATGCCAGTCAGAGCTGGTTTCGGCGTCCTCAATGGACTTTTCCTTGGCTTGGATATCTATAACATCTGTAAAGACAGCACCAGTCTGCACCATGGCAGCAAGAGTGAAGCCTCAGAGTTCATCAGAGCCAGATCTGCACTTTGGCGTTCAGAGCTGGACTCATGGCAGAAGATCCATGACTCCCTGCGTCAAGGCTTGGAGacatcagagaaaaacaaaaaaatcctgcagAAGCCATTTTATCCAGAGtga